A DNA window from Sphingopyxis macrogoltabida contains the following coding sequences:
- the dapA gene encoding 4-hydroxy-tetrahydrodipicolinate synthase, whose protein sequence is MFSGSIPALVTPFRDGAFDAPALKRLVEWQIDEGTSALVPCGTTGESPTLGFEEHYRVIDSCIEAAAGRVPVIAGCGSNDTATAMRHMRHAQAAGATAALVVAPYYNRPTQEGMLAHFRALADASDLPIVVYNVPGRTVADISAETMCKLAEIPSVVAIKDASGDLARVTVHRAGAGTDFCQLSGNDDLWLPHAVMGGVGCISVTANVAPRLCADFAAACAAADWAKALALHDRLFDLHKAMFSDASPGPAKYALSRIHDWFSPEVRLPIIPASDASRAAVDAALSSAGVI, encoded by the coding sequence ATGTTCTCGGGTTCGATTCCCGCCTTGGTGACGCCATTTCGCGATGGAGCGTTCGACGCGCCGGCTCTCAAACGGCTGGTCGAGTGGCAGATCGACGAGGGAACGAGCGCACTGGTGCCGTGCGGCACGACCGGCGAGAGCCCGACGCTCGGCTTCGAGGAACATTATCGCGTCATCGATAGCTGCATCGAGGCGGCGGCGGGCCGCGTCCCGGTGATCGCCGGCTGCGGGTCGAACGACACCGCGACCGCGATGCGCCACATGCGCCACGCGCAGGCCGCCGGAGCCACCGCGGCGCTGGTCGTCGCGCCCTATTACAACCGCCCGACGCAGGAGGGCATGCTCGCGCATTTCCGGGCGCTTGCCGATGCGTCGGACCTGCCGATCGTCGTCTATAACGTCCCCGGCCGCACCGTCGCCGACATCAGCGCCGAGACGATGTGCAAGCTCGCCGAAATCCCCTCGGTCGTGGCGATCAAGGATGCGAGCGGCGACCTCGCCCGCGTGACGGTGCATCGTGCGGGCGCGGGGACGGACTTCTGTCAGCTTTCGGGCAATGACGATCTGTGGCTGCCGCACGCCGTCATGGGCGGCGTCGGCTGCATTTCGGTCACCGCCAATGTCGCGCCGCGGCTCTGCGCCGACTTCGCTGCGGCGTGTGCCGCTGCCGACTGGGCGAAGGCGCTGGCGCTGCACGACCGGCTGTTCGATCTCCACAAGGCGATGTTCTCCGACGCGTCGCCGGGGCCGGCCAAATATGCGCTGTCGCGTATCCATGACTGGTTTTCGCCCGAAGTGCGCCTACCTATCATTCCGGCGTCGGACGCATCGCGTGCCGCCGTCGATGCCGCGCTGTCGTCGGCAGGAGTGATCTGA
- a CDS encoding lytic transglycosylase domain-containing protein, which yields MAAMISLPRISRLALAAALLVPTAATASELTPEQMAWYRAQMGLASASGPPPATSSVGDAVMEWRRLTANTGASFDQLSRFLMANKGWPDADKMRSRAEKAIALDSFDPSRTLAYFAAYPPQTASGHLRMALALNATGRRDEANAAVRRAWTSGALDDYEASRALSFFPGALTPADHDARMDRLLWLGATAAAGRQLAYTSPEKRNIFAARLAMRSGAVDAAMQAMAVEGANPSLTRTDAGYITDKATWLRKGGRVGEARALLAAPRSLASAPTDAEEWLETLLTNARQADAAGDKQTAYNIARQLDDALPPGTVIRETPLGIRDDYTSLAWLAGQLAYKNLRRPAEAVRLFRNYGEAARSAQTRTKGFYWAGRAALAAGDPATANAAFADAAQHYDQFYGQLSLERLNRPQPKPTPVPSIQVSDDEKRAFGDDRLVRAARALGEIGAWREQSLFLRALAQKATSPADHVLAGQLASQIGRPDLGVMIGRSAQANSLDAVEVSGFPTVRVPAGHESNWTFIHAITRQESQFDRQAISHAGARGMMQLMPGTAREVAGKLGLSYDAGSLTTDTNYNMMLGSTYFQQMLSYFGGSYPLAVAAYNAGPGNVNKWLRANGDPRGGGIEMVDWIEAIPIFETRNYVQRVLENAVVYDTLRDGRTLPQAPLSFYLGKRTPG from the coding sequence ATGGCCGCTATGATCTCGCTGCCCAGGATTTCCCGCCTCGCGCTCGCCGCGGCCCTGCTCGTCCCCACTGCTGCCACCGCCAGTGAACTTACCCCCGAACAAATGGCCTGGTACCGCGCCCAGATGGGGCTCGCGTCGGCCTCGGGGCCGCCGCCCGCCACCAGTTCGGTCGGCGACGCGGTGATGGAATGGCGGCGGCTGACCGCGAACACCGGCGCGTCCTTCGACCAGCTTTCGCGCTTCCTGATGGCGAACAAGGGCTGGCCCGACGCCGACAAGATGCGCAGCCGCGCCGAAAAGGCAATCGCGCTCGACAGTTTCGACCCCTCGCGCACCCTCGCTTATTTCGCCGCCTATCCCCCGCAGACCGCGAGCGGGCACCTGCGCATGGCGCTCGCGCTCAACGCGACCGGGCGCCGTGACGAGGCCAATGCCGCCGTTCGCCGTGCATGGACCAGCGGCGCGCTCGACGATTATGAAGCGAGCCGGGCGCTCAGCTTCTTTCCCGGCGCGCTGACGCCCGCCGATCACGACGCACGGATGGACCGGTTGCTATGGCTCGGCGCCACCGCCGCCGCAGGCCGCCAGCTTGCCTATACCTCGCCCGAGAAGCGCAACATCTTTGCCGCGCGCCTCGCGATGCGCAGCGGCGCGGTCGATGCCGCGATGCAGGCGATGGCAGTCGAGGGCGCGAACCCGTCGCTGACGCGTACCGATGCCGGCTATATCACCGACAAGGCGACGTGGCTGCGCAAGGGCGGCCGGGTCGGCGAAGCCCGCGCGCTGCTCGCTGCACCGCGTTCGCTCGCGAGCGCACCGACCGATGCCGAGGAATGGCTCGAAACGCTGCTCACCAACGCACGGCAAGCCGATGCCGCGGGCGACAAGCAGACCGCCTATAATATCGCGCGGCAGCTCGACGATGCGCTGCCGCCCGGCACGGTGATCCGCGAGACGCCGCTCGGCATCCGCGACGATTATACCTCGCTCGCGTGGCTGGCGGGTCAGCTCGCCTACAAGAACCTCCGCCGCCCCGCCGAGGCGGTACGCCTGTTCCGCAACTATGGCGAGGCGGCGCGCTCGGCGCAGACGCGGACGAAGGGCTTCTACTGGGCGGGCCGCGCGGCGCTCGCGGCGGGCGATCCCGCGACGGCCAATGCGGCCTTTGCCGATGCAGCCCAGCATTACGACCAGTTCTACGGACAATTGTCGCTCGAGCGGCTGAACCGGCCGCAACCGAAGCCGACGCCGGTTCCCTCGATCCAGGTGAGCGACGACGAAAAGCGGGCATTCGGCGACGATCGCCTCGTCCGCGCCGCGCGCGCGCTGGGCGAGATCGGCGCCTGGCGCGAACAGTCGCTGTTCCTGCGTGCGCTGGCACAAAAAGCGACCTCGCCCGCCGACCATGTCCTCGCCGGTCAACTCGCGTCGCAGATCGGCCGCCCCGACCTGGGCGTGATGATCGGGCGGAGCGCGCAGGCGAACAGCCTCGACGCCGTCGAAGTATCGGGCTTCCCGACCGTCCGTGTCCCGGCGGGCCATGAAAGCAACTGGACCTTCATTCACGCGATCACCCGGCAGGAAAGCCAGTTCGACCGGCAGGCGATCAGCCATGCCGGGGCACGCGGGATGATGCAGCTGATGCCTGGCACGGCGCGCGAGGTCGCGGGCAAGCTGGGACTGAGCTATGACGCCGGTTCGCTGACCACCGACACCAATTACAATATGATGCTGGGTTCGACCTATTTCCAGCAGATGCTGAGCTATTTCGGCGGCAGCTATCCGCTGGCGGTCGCGGCGTACAACGCCGGGCCGGGCAATGTGAACAAATGGCTGCGCGCCAACGGCGACCCGCGCGGCGGCGGGATCGAGATGGTCGACTGGATCGAGGCGATCCCGATCTTCGAGACGCGCAACTATGTCCAGCGGGTGCTCGAAAATGCCGTCGTCTACGACACGCTGCGCGACGGGCGGACGCTGCCGCAGGCGCCGCTGAGCTTTTATCTCGGCAAACGCACCCCGGGATAA
- the greB gene encoding transcription elongation factor GreB, which produces MAGEKTNIISPAGFAALRAEYDALFATERPKLVETISWAAGNGDRSENGDYIYGRKRLREIDRRLSFLARRMKAARVVDPAAQPDKSRIWFGATVELADDDDVRRIVTLVGDDEAEAGDGRIGWNSPLARALRGAAVGDLRTVQLPAGPKEWEILRISYP; this is translated from the coding sequence GTGGCGGGGGAGAAGACCAATATCATCTCGCCGGCGGGCTTCGCCGCGCTGCGTGCCGAATATGACGCGCTGTTCGCGACCGAACGGCCGAAGCTGGTCGAAACGATCAGTTGGGCGGCGGGTAACGGCGACCGCAGCGAGAATGGCGACTATATCTACGGCCGCAAAAGGCTGCGCGAGATCGACCGGCGGCTGTCCTTTCTCGCCCGGCGAATGAAGGCGGCGCGCGTCGTCGATCCGGCGGCACAGCCCGACAAGAGCCGTATCTGGTTCGGCGCGACCGTCGAGCTCGCCGACGACGATGACGTACGGCGCATCGTCACACTGGTCGGCGACGACGAGGCCGAGGCGGGCGACGGCCGCATCGGCTGGAACAGCCCGCTCGCCCGCGCGCTGCGCGGCGCGGCAGTCGGTGACCTCAGAACCGTGCAGCTTCCGGCCGGACCGAAAGAATGGGAAATATTGCGGATTTCCTACCCCTGA